The proteins below come from a single Stomoxys calcitrans chromosome 1, idStoCalc2.1, whole genome shotgun sequence genomic window:
- the LOC106082105 gene encoding mRNA (2'-O-methyladenosine-N(6)-)-methyltransferase: protein MAANNNLHNLHGMHPHGTQQTNMSLNNTNTGGGGCLMPQSVIASTGTVSPMVSHMNMHTAQNPINNNQSAWDQLTASTHNTTTTATTNLHNTNNHSLVVGGIVSQTPSMSTTAASSISASSSTTSLTSLIHPDPNAPSTSGSAMTSLITGANSPAGPTCSSPSTPIKSGPNPMEQMAHTPQGGPPPMYSAGGGYGEELTAELVNQGWRKFWSKRENRPYYWNKITGESLWEMPGARPFDPLTDPLGISHPTGQIPPMHHPHHPHMQQQQQQQQHHHQQQHHHLKRRPSDDMHLHPHGHHQPPMKKFVLAGPWDLEVGTNAVIVERPPTLLPQPHPEIEALRAAYTMKLVKTYEDLCMRRENIKAPKDSFNRWLIERKVIDTGCDPLLPSNCMPEISPSMYREIMTDIPIKIVKPKFTGDARKQLSRYAEAAKNIIESRSAPAESKKVVKWNVEDTFQWLRRTVGASYEDFQDRLAHLRRQCEPHLTETVKGSVEALCAKIYHLSAEHARKIRERHIALLKEHGIPEPTPPPPPPHLKKVWCYPIQFAVPSPRMPAIEYVQDRDHMIIKYTPSTLNQPDAQYINLTHLQKLEQLYRYNCFDDKKFDLFIGRVWCLLKRYQTFLGNVLNSSQEAELTQASLPTPVFECLHRHFGVSFECFASPFNSYFRQYCSAFADTDAYFGSRGPFLDFKPVSGSFQVNPPHCEELIDAALAHVDKLLSESMEPLSFIIFLPEWKSISKLEENIYKRRSMVVLGMAHEYRHGYQHIIPKSDVNVKCMQGTQVVWLQNSAGNARWGPNENRVEALREAFRPQRDRERERERQQKAENAAISSSTPQPSTSSQGSSSSSSLGHASPSSNLSSSVGSGGSTPQHQQIYTTSNTTTMGFSPAASTLTTSNTTPTCMASPSGASTSSGISSISSYGGGAGMSPSHLSPHTPPSNYHASASPALSLQSDCSSPTSSTTSLSPAPLMDGGHATTSANVSITATAAAASSVSGAFASLVSGNGTNAGPSTTGAITTSTAQTVINSAV, encoded by the exons ATGGCAGCTAATAATAATCTACACAATCTTCATGGTATGCATCCGCATGGAACGCAACAAACAAATATGTCCCTAAACAACACCAACACTGGCGGTGGTGGCTGTTTAATGCCACAAAGTGTTATTGCTTCGACCGGCACGGTTAGCCCTATGGTGTCACACATGAATATGCACACAGCACAAAATCCCATTAATAATAATCAATCTGCTTGGGATCAGCTTACAGCTTCTACAcacaatacaacaacaacagcaacaacaaacttGCATAATACTAATAATCACTCCTTGGTAGTTGGAGGAATAGTATCCCAAACCCCATCGATGTCAACGACAGCAGCATCGAGTATTTCGGCATCTTCATCCACAACTTCGCTAACATCTTTAATACATCCCGATCCAAATGCACCCTCAACTAGTGGCAGTGCTATGACTAGCCTTATAACTGGAGCAAATTCGCCTGCGGGGCCTACATGTTCGTCACCCTCGACCCCTATAAAGTCCGGGCCCAATCCAATGGAACAAATGGCTCATACACCTCAAGGTGGGCCGCCACCCATGTATTCGGCTGGTGGTGGTTATGGCGAAGAATTGACAGCTGAATTGGTCAATCAGGGTTGGAGGAAATTTTGGTCTAAACGTGAAAACCGCCCCTACTATTGGAACAAAATAACCGGAGAGTCATTGTGGGAAATGCCTGGAGCAAGACCCTTTGATCCTCTCACAGATCCCTTAGGCATTTCACATCCTACTGGGCAAATACCACCAATGCATCATCCACATCATCCCCAtatgcaacagcagcagcaacaacaacaacaccatcaccaacaacaacatcaccatTTGAAACGCAGACCCTCTGACGACATGCATTTGCACCCTCATGGACATCATCAGCCACCCATGAAGAAATTTGTTTTGGCCGGGCCCTGGGATCTGGAAGTTGGCACTAATGCGGTGATAGTAGAAAGGCCGCCCACACTCTTGCCGCAACCTCATCCCGAGATCGAAGCGCTGCGCGCGGCTTACACTATGAAACTGGTAAAAACCTACGAAGATCTCTGCATGCGTAGGGAGAACATAAAAGCTCCAAAAGATTCCTTTAATAGATGGTTAATAGAACGTAAAGTAATTGACACCGGCTGCGATCCCCTTTTGCCCAGTAATTGCATGCCTGAAATATCACCGTCTATGTATAGAGAAATAATGACCGACATACCCATTAAGATAGTTAAGCCGAAATTTACGGGAGATGCCCGTAAGCAATTGTCACGGTACGCAGAAGCAGCCAAAAATATCATCGAGTCACGCTCAGCGCCAGCCGAGTCAAAGAAGGTGGTTAAGTGGAATGTAGAGGACACTTTCCAATGGCTGCGACGCACCGTCGGAGCAAGCTATGAAGATTTCCAAGATCGTTTAGCCCACTTACGGAGACAATGTGAACCACACTTGACCGAAACCGTTAAGGGCTCCGTGGAAGCTTTGTGCGCAAAAATCTACCATCTGTCAGCAGAGCATGCTCGCAAGATAAGGGAGAGACACATTGCTCTGCTCAAGGAGCATGGAATACCCGAACCAACACCACCACCGCCGCCACCGCATCTTAAAAAGGTCTGGTGTTATCCCATACAATTTGCTGTGCCGTCTCCTCGAATGCCGGCTATTGAATATGTCCAGGACAGAGATCACATGATCATCAAATACACACCATCCACCCTAAATCAACCTGATGCTCAATATATAAACCTAACCCACTTGCAGAAACTGGAGCAACTGTATCGTTATAATTGTTTTGATGATAAAAAATTCGATTTATTCATAGGTCGAGTTTGGTGTCTTCTAAAACGCTATCAAACATTTTTGGGAAATGTATTAAACTCTTCACAAGAAGCCGAACTGACACAGGCCTCATTGCCCACACCAGTCTTTGAGTGTTTACATCGGCATTTTGGAGTTAGTTTTGAATGTTTCGCTTCGCCATTCAATTCATATTTTCGCCAATATTGTTCTGCGTTTGCCGATACAGATGCTTACTTTGGATCCAGAGG GCCATTTTTGGATTTTAAACCGGTGTCGGGTTCATTTCAAGTTAATCCTCCTCACTGTGAGGAATTAATAGATGCTGCTTTGGCCCATGTGGATAAATTACTTTCAGAGTCCATGGAACCACTTAG CTTTATAATTTTCTTACCAGAGTGGAAGAGTATAtctaaattggaagaaaatatttataagcGTCGCTCTATGGTGGTTCTTGGAATGGCTCACGAATATCGCCATGGTTATCAGCACATCATACCAAA AAGTGACGTAAATGTCAAATGTATGCAAGGCACTCAGGTAGTTTGGCTACAAAACAGTGCCGGCAACGCTCGCTGGGGTCCCAATGAAAATCGCGTTGAAGCATTGAGAGAAGCCTTCCGACCGCAACGGGATCGCGAGCGTGAACGCGAAAGGCAACAAAAGGCAGAAAATGCCGCCATCTCGTCGTCCACTCCACAGCCATCAACCTCCTCCCAGGGCTCCAGCAGCTCATCATCCCTGGGCCATGCATCACCCTCTTCCAATTTATCAAGTTCTGTAGGCAGTGGCGGATCAACGCCACAACATCAACAAATCTACACCACAAGCAATACAACTACCATGGGATTCTCACCCGCGGCTTCGACACTAACAACCTCTAATACAACTCCCACGTGTATGGCTTCGCCTTCGGGAGCCTCAACCTCTAGCGGTATTTCTTCAATCAGCAGTTATGGTGGCGGTGCTGGTATGTCACCATCTCATCTCTCGCCTCATACGCCGCCTTCCAATTACCATGCCTCAGCATCGCCGGCGCTTAGTTTACAAAGCGATTGTTCATCGCCAACATCATCTACAACATCTCTATCGCCGGCACCTCTTATGGATGGCGGCCATGCTACTACTTCGGCAAATGTCTCCATAACAGCTACGGCAGCCGCTGCAAGCTCAGTATCGGGCGCTTTTGCTTCATTGGTAAGTGGTAATGGTACAAATGCTGGACCGTCAACAACTGGCGCTATTACAACATCAACTGCACAAACAGTTATAAATTCGGCAGTTTAA